The following are encoded in a window of Syngnathus scovelli strain Florida chromosome 4, RoL_Ssco_1.2, whole genome shotgun sequence genomic DNA:
- the nfat5b gene encoding nuclear factor of activated T-cells 5 isoform X1, giving the protein MSQTSGGEAGPPSAALASDGMPCSMTMDGPRSAFPTSSSSTKHCKSSPSDHVPRGNLDPEDIRTCRAVPESFGAEGGSANGNGSAHCLATNEVGGGLGVISQEDQPHQHMMPPKRRTELNISPPPQDLLSDSHMSCQAEASLDSEHSNSIWMEDSLSNFSNMSTNSYNDNTEVPRKSRKRTPRQRPGPKSLLTNEASMDVFDVDRAKGPHYVFSQLGSDSKTGQKGSPQEKTPAPHLKGVLSMQYPSKSEQKELKILVQPEPQHRARYLTEGSRGSVKDRTQQSFPTVKLEGVNEPVILQVFVGIDTERVRPHGFYQACRVTGRNTTACKEVDIGGTTVIEVPLDPSTNMTLAVDCVGILKLRNADVEARIGVAGSKKKSTRARLVFRVNIPRPDGSVLTLQTLSSSILCTQPAGVPEILKKSLHSCSVRGGEELFIIGKNFLKDAKVVFQENVADETSWKTEAEIDMELFHQNHLIVKVPPYQNQSITSPVRVAIYVVTIAGRSHDVQPFTYNPDSENTEVFVKKETSSPVKTCPFDDQILMPRMVPQVKKEEVTPMEVTNNLQPSAVFKPPPDLGPAQQNPDISTGHLNNIDFSNTLPQSLGDPDKSQAPDFTNTEALTAIQPMVGLGQGQVSSSGSTVRPCGDPGAQQQQLPMFPSGEVNQFDEAVRQKPEAFGNVPLQTDNSMTNQQHHLQHQQIQNRQLQQQQQQIHQQQQQQQLQQQQHQIHQQQQQQQQLQQQQQVLENLQQQIYQSQCVNVEQQGSSQCALPNQGSLFQQAQQQQQQQQPTTLFQPTTDMLSIQTNFLQQTPSHPSPPAFHNASPLAEAHNPQGALFQSQGASHTPEPVQVVLFQNPMTVLPSPDQQPSTPSLFLPQTSLSGQLTTNSSNQQQQMAFLSALQTPAPEQQAVFQPQAQIQLSPIQQGAPMEQQQPSQPQPHSQASQQQCLFQNISQHPPANTLSSAQQQPAGHLFCNNPLPSADPTSNILFSNQGQMPPMSSSSLVSQEPQNPSLLFSQASMVTVTQQVHSEPMALGNPNDARQQVLFQEQQPMQLGNAANNGQEQSVGIFMPPPNMASLQGGLSQELAQSAMFASPNGVANLQTTTSSPVQQPGTLFQSAVGGTIRQPNQPQQPDVFIFGIHNECGQMMSAPGDTVSDQIIAISQSGQNQRESEARIQSLFSQSGLKASQSMERINNLAISQEPGNALTRSY; this is encoded by the exons ATGAGCCAAACCAGCGGCGGAGAGGCCGGACCCCCTTCAGCTGCTTTAGCTTCAG ATGGCATGCCCTGCTCTATGACCATGGATGGCCCCCGCAGTGCTTTTCCCACCTCTTCCAGCTCCACCAAACATTGCAAATCTTCACCCAGTGACCATGTTCCCAGAGGCAATCTCGACCCAGAGGACATCCGAACTTGCCGAGCCGTACCAGAGAGCTTTGGTGCTGAAGGTGGGAGTGCCAACGGCAATGGCAGTGCTCATTGCCTGGCCACCAATGAGGTTGGAGGAGGGTTAGGTGTGATATCCCAGGAGGATCAGCCCCATCAGCACATGATGCCCCCCAAGCGTCGCACCGAACTGAACATCTCACCGCCTCCCCAAGACCTACTTAGCGACAGCCACATGTCCTGTCAAGCAGAAGCCTCATTGGATTCAGAGCACAGCAACAGCATCTGGATGGAGGACTCCCTCTCCAACTTCAGTAACATGAGTACAAACTCTTACAATGACAACACGGAGGTGCCACGAAAGTCACGCAAACGCACCCCACGACAAAGGCCGGGGCCCAAGTCTTTGCTTACCAATGAAGCCAGCATGGATGTTTTTGATGTGGACCGCGCCAAAGGGCCACACTATGTCTTCTCCCAGCTCGGCTCGGACAGCAAGACTGGACAAAAAGGAAG TCCACAAGAAAAAACTCCCGCGCCTCACCTAAAAGGAGTTCTATCCATGCAATATCCATCTAAGAGTGAACAAAAGGAGCTGAAGATCCTTGTTCAGCCTGAGCCTCAGCACCGGGCTCGCTATCTGACGGAGGGCAGCAGAGGGTCCGTCAAGGACCGCACTCAGCAGAGCTTCCCTACCGTCAAA ctggagggtgtcaatgagccAGTCATTTTGCAAGTTTTTGTCGGAATCGATACCGAGCGGGTGAGGCCCCACGGATTTTACCAAGCTTGCAGAGTGACCGGCCGCAACACCACAGCCTGCAAAGAGGTGGATATTGGGGGCACAACTGTcattgaagtccccttggacccaAGCACCAATATGACCTTAGC TGTGGACTGCGTTGGAATCTTGAAGCTCCGAAATGCCGATGTGGAGGCTCGCATTGGTGTCGCGGGGTCAAAAAAGAAGAGCACGCGTGCCAGGCTCGTGTTTCGGGTCAACATCCCACGTCCAGACGGTTCAGTGCTCACACTCCAAACGTTGTCGTCTTCCATCCTTTGCA CTCAGCCGGCAGGGGTTCCGGAGATTCTGAAGAAATCCTTGCACAGTTGCTCAGTGAGGGGAGGAGAAGAGCTCTTCATCATTGGCAAGAATTTTCTCAAAGACGCCAAAGTCGTTTTTCAAGAAAATGTCGCTG ATGAAACATCTTGGAAGACGGAGGCAGAAATTGACATGGAATTGTTTCACCAG AATCATTTGATCGTGAAGGTTCCACCTTACCAGAACCAAAGCATCACCTCTCCAGTGCGTGTGGCTATCTATGTGGTCACCATTGCTGGCAGATCCCATGATGTTCAACCTTTTACATACAATCCAGAttcag AGAACACTGAAGTTTTTGTGAAGAAAGAGACATCATCTCCAGTGAAGACATGTCCCTTTGATGATCAAA TTCTGATGCCTCGTATGGTGCCTCAAGTGAAGAAAGAGGAAGTCACTCCAATGGAGGTTACCAACAACCTCCAACCCTCTGCTGTGTTCAAG CCGCCACCTGACCTTGGTCCAGCTCAGCAGAACCCAGACATTTCTACAGGTCATCTAAATAACATAGACTTTTCCAACACATTGCCACAGTCCTTGGGTGATCCCGACAAAAGCCAGGCTCCGGATTTTACCAACACAGAGGCCTTAACTGCAATCCAGCCCATGGTGGGTCTTGGGCAGGGTCAAGTCAGCAGCTCCGGGTCTACGGTGCGACCTTGTGGTGATCCCGGAGCTCAACAGCAGCAGCTGCCCATGTTCCCTTCTGGCGAAGTGAACCAGTTTGATGAGGCGGTTAGACAAAAGCCCGAAGCGTTTGGTAATGTGCCACTTCAGACGGATAACTCAATGACCAACCAGCAGCACCATTTGCAGCACCAACAGATCCAAAACCGGCAacttcagcagcaacagcagcaaattcatcaacaacaacaacagcagcaacttcagcagcaacagcatcaaattcatcaacaacaacagcagcagcaacaactgcagcagcagcagcaggtgcTGGAGAATCTCCAACAGCAAATATACCAATCGCAGTGTGTGAATGTGGAGCAACAGGGATCCTCACAATGTGCTCTGCCAAACCAGGGCTCACTTTTCCAACAggctcagcagcagcagcaacagcaacaacCAACAACTCTCTTTCAGCCGACCACCGATATGCTCTCCATTCAGACCAACTTCCTGCAGCAGACACCCTCACATCCCTCACCGCCAGCGTTCCACAACGCCAGCCCTCTGGCTGAAGCGCACAATCCCCAGGGAGCGCTGTTTCAAAGCCAGGGTGCCTCTCACACTCCAGAGCCGGTGCAGGTCGTGCTCTTCCAAAACCCCATGACAGTTCTACCCTCTCCGGACCAGCAACCTTCAACGCCTAGTCTTTTCCTCCCCCAGACATCTCTTTCAGGTCAGCTGACAACCAATAGTAGTAATCAACAGCAGCAAATGGCCTTTCTCAGTGCTCTCCAAACACCTGCCCCTGAACAACAAGCGGTGTTTCAGCCTCAGGCTCAGATTCAGCTCTCTCCCATTCAGCAAGGCGCACCAATGGAGCAACAGCAGCCTTCCCAGCCTCAGCCCCACTCTCAGGCAAGTCAGCAGCAATGTTTGTTTCAGAACATCTCTCAGCATCCACCTGCAAACACGCTGTCTTCAGCTCAACAGCAGCCAGCCGGACACCTGTTCTGTAACAACCCCCTGCCTAGCGCAGACCCGACATCCAACATTCTCTTCAGCAATCAGGGGCAGATGCCTCCTATGAGCAGCAGCAGTCTAGTTTCCCAAGAGCCCCAGAACCCGTCGCTGCTTTTCTCACAAGCCAGCATGGTGACGGTAACCCAACAGGTGCACTCAGAGCCCATGGCCTTAGGTAACCCTAATGATGCACGTCAGCAAGTGCTATTCCAGGAACAGCAACCGATGCAACTTGGAAACGCCGCAAACAATGGGCAAGAGCAGTCCGTGGGGATCTTCATGCCTCCGCCAAACATGGCCTCTCTGCAAGGCGGATTGTCTCAAGAGCTTGCGCAGTCGGCCATGTTTGCTTCGCCCAATGGTGTGGCGAACCTCCAGACAACCACCTCGTCTCCTGTTCAGCAGCCGGGGACTCTGTTTCAGTCTGCAGTCGGTGGGACCATCAGGCAGCCCAACCAACCTCAGCAACCTGACGTATTCATTTTTGGAATTCACAATG AATGTGGTCAGATGATGAGCGCACCAGGAGACACGGTGTCTGACCAGATCATAGCCATCAGCCAGTCTGGTCAAAACCAAAGAGAGAGTGAGGCCCGCATTCAGTCGCTGTTCAGCCAGAGTGGCTTGAAAGCCTCCCAGAGCATGGAGAGGATTAATAACCTGGCTATCAGCCAGGAACCGGGCAACGCCTTAACCCGTTCATACTGA
- the nfat5b gene encoding nuclear factor of activated T-cells 5 isoform X2: protein MPCSMTMDGPRSAFPTSSSSTKHCKSSPSDHVPRGNLDPEDIRTCRAVPESFGAEGGSANGNGSAHCLATNEVGGGLGVISQEDQPHQHMMPPKRRTELNISPPPQDLLSDSHMSCQAEASLDSEHSNSIWMEDSLSNFSNMSTNSYNDNTEVPRKSRKRTPRQRPGPKSLLTNEASMDVFDVDRAKGPHYVFSQLGSDSKTGQKGSPQEKTPAPHLKGVLSMQYPSKSEQKELKILVQPEPQHRARYLTEGSRGSVKDRTQQSFPTVKLEGVNEPVILQVFVGIDTERVRPHGFYQACRVTGRNTTACKEVDIGGTTVIEVPLDPSTNMTLAVDCVGILKLRNADVEARIGVAGSKKKSTRARLVFRVNIPRPDGSVLTLQTLSSSILCTQPAGVPEILKKSLHSCSVRGGEELFIIGKNFLKDAKVVFQENVADETSWKTEAEIDMELFHQNHLIVKVPPYQNQSITSPVRVAIYVVTIAGRSHDVQPFTYNPDSENTEVFVKKETSSPVKTCPFDDQILMPRMVPQVKKEEVTPMEVTNNLQPSAVFKPPPDLGPAQQNPDISTGHLNNIDFSNTLPQSLGDPDKSQAPDFTNTEALTAIQPMVGLGQGQVSSSGSTVRPCGDPGAQQQQLPMFPSGEVNQFDEAVRQKPEAFGNVPLQTDNSMTNQQHHLQHQQIQNRQLQQQQQQIHQQQQQQQLQQQQHQIHQQQQQQQQLQQQQQVLENLQQQIYQSQCVNVEQQGSSQCALPNQGSLFQQAQQQQQQQQPTTLFQPTTDMLSIQTNFLQQTPSHPSPPAFHNASPLAEAHNPQGALFQSQGASHTPEPVQVVLFQNPMTVLPSPDQQPSTPSLFLPQTSLSGQLTTNSSNQQQQMAFLSALQTPAPEQQAVFQPQAQIQLSPIQQGAPMEQQQPSQPQPHSQASQQQCLFQNISQHPPANTLSSAQQQPAGHLFCNNPLPSADPTSNILFSNQGQMPPMSSSSLVSQEPQNPSLLFSQASMVTVTQQVHSEPMALGNPNDARQQVLFQEQQPMQLGNAANNGQEQSVGIFMPPPNMASLQGGLSQELAQSAMFASPNGVANLQTTTSSPVQQPGTLFQSAVGGTIRQPNQPQQPDVFIFGIHNECGQMMSAPGDTVSDQIIAISQSGQNQRESEARIQSLFSQSGLKASQSMERINNLAISQEPGNALTRSY, encoded by the exons ATGCCCTGCTCTATGACCATGGATGGCCCCCGCAGTGCTTTTCCCACCTCTTCCAGCTCCACCAAACATTGCAAATCTTCACCCAGTGACCATGTTCCCAGAGGCAATCTCGACCCAGAGGACATCCGAACTTGCCGAGCCGTACCAGAGAGCTTTGGTGCTGAAGGTGGGAGTGCCAACGGCAATGGCAGTGCTCATTGCCTGGCCACCAATGAGGTTGGAGGAGGGTTAGGTGTGATATCCCAGGAGGATCAGCCCCATCAGCACATGATGCCCCCCAAGCGTCGCACCGAACTGAACATCTCACCGCCTCCCCAAGACCTACTTAGCGACAGCCACATGTCCTGTCAAGCAGAAGCCTCATTGGATTCAGAGCACAGCAACAGCATCTGGATGGAGGACTCCCTCTCCAACTTCAGTAACATGAGTACAAACTCTTACAATGACAACACGGAGGTGCCACGAAAGTCACGCAAACGCACCCCACGACAAAGGCCGGGGCCCAAGTCTTTGCTTACCAATGAAGCCAGCATGGATGTTTTTGATGTGGACCGCGCCAAAGGGCCACACTATGTCTTCTCCCAGCTCGGCTCGGACAGCAAGACTGGACAAAAAGGAAG TCCACAAGAAAAAACTCCCGCGCCTCACCTAAAAGGAGTTCTATCCATGCAATATCCATCTAAGAGTGAACAAAAGGAGCTGAAGATCCTTGTTCAGCCTGAGCCTCAGCACCGGGCTCGCTATCTGACGGAGGGCAGCAGAGGGTCCGTCAAGGACCGCACTCAGCAGAGCTTCCCTACCGTCAAA ctggagggtgtcaatgagccAGTCATTTTGCAAGTTTTTGTCGGAATCGATACCGAGCGGGTGAGGCCCCACGGATTTTACCAAGCTTGCAGAGTGACCGGCCGCAACACCACAGCCTGCAAAGAGGTGGATATTGGGGGCACAACTGTcattgaagtccccttggacccaAGCACCAATATGACCTTAGC TGTGGACTGCGTTGGAATCTTGAAGCTCCGAAATGCCGATGTGGAGGCTCGCATTGGTGTCGCGGGGTCAAAAAAGAAGAGCACGCGTGCCAGGCTCGTGTTTCGGGTCAACATCCCACGTCCAGACGGTTCAGTGCTCACACTCCAAACGTTGTCGTCTTCCATCCTTTGCA CTCAGCCGGCAGGGGTTCCGGAGATTCTGAAGAAATCCTTGCACAGTTGCTCAGTGAGGGGAGGAGAAGAGCTCTTCATCATTGGCAAGAATTTTCTCAAAGACGCCAAAGTCGTTTTTCAAGAAAATGTCGCTG ATGAAACATCTTGGAAGACGGAGGCAGAAATTGACATGGAATTGTTTCACCAG AATCATTTGATCGTGAAGGTTCCACCTTACCAGAACCAAAGCATCACCTCTCCAGTGCGTGTGGCTATCTATGTGGTCACCATTGCTGGCAGATCCCATGATGTTCAACCTTTTACATACAATCCAGAttcag AGAACACTGAAGTTTTTGTGAAGAAAGAGACATCATCTCCAGTGAAGACATGTCCCTTTGATGATCAAA TTCTGATGCCTCGTATGGTGCCTCAAGTGAAGAAAGAGGAAGTCACTCCAATGGAGGTTACCAACAACCTCCAACCCTCTGCTGTGTTCAAG CCGCCACCTGACCTTGGTCCAGCTCAGCAGAACCCAGACATTTCTACAGGTCATCTAAATAACATAGACTTTTCCAACACATTGCCACAGTCCTTGGGTGATCCCGACAAAAGCCAGGCTCCGGATTTTACCAACACAGAGGCCTTAACTGCAATCCAGCCCATGGTGGGTCTTGGGCAGGGTCAAGTCAGCAGCTCCGGGTCTACGGTGCGACCTTGTGGTGATCCCGGAGCTCAACAGCAGCAGCTGCCCATGTTCCCTTCTGGCGAAGTGAACCAGTTTGATGAGGCGGTTAGACAAAAGCCCGAAGCGTTTGGTAATGTGCCACTTCAGACGGATAACTCAATGACCAACCAGCAGCACCATTTGCAGCACCAACAGATCCAAAACCGGCAacttcagcagcaacagcagcaaattcatcaacaacaacaacagcagcaacttcagcagcaacagcatcaaattcatcaacaacaacagcagcagcaacaactgcagcagcagcagcaggtgcTGGAGAATCTCCAACAGCAAATATACCAATCGCAGTGTGTGAATGTGGAGCAACAGGGATCCTCACAATGTGCTCTGCCAAACCAGGGCTCACTTTTCCAACAggctcagcagcagcagcaacagcaacaacCAACAACTCTCTTTCAGCCGACCACCGATATGCTCTCCATTCAGACCAACTTCCTGCAGCAGACACCCTCACATCCCTCACCGCCAGCGTTCCACAACGCCAGCCCTCTGGCTGAAGCGCACAATCCCCAGGGAGCGCTGTTTCAAAGCCAGGGTGCCTCTCACACTCCAGAGCCGGTGCAGGTCGTGCTCTTCCAAAACCCCATGACAGTTCTACCCTCTCCGGACCAGCAACCTTCAACGCCTAGTCTTTTCCTCCCCCAGACATCTCTTTCAGGTCAGCTGACAACCAATAGTAGTAATCAACAGCAGCAAATGGCCTTTCTCAGTGCTCTCCAAACACCTGCCCCTGAACAACAAGCGGTGTTTCAGCCTCAGGCTCAGATTCAGCTCTCTCCCATTCAGCAAGGCGCACCAATGGAGCAACAGCAGCCTTCCCAGCCTCAGCCCCACTCTCAGGCAAGTCAGCAGCAATGTTTGTTTCAGAACATCTCTCAGCATCCACCTGCAAACACGCTGTCTTCAGCTCAACAGCAGCCAGCCGGACACCTGTTCTGTAACAACCCCCTGCCTAGCGCAGACCCGACATCCAACATTCTCTTCAGCAATCAGGGGCAGATGCCTCCTATGAGCAGCAGCAGTCTAGTTTCCCAAGAGCCCCAGAACCCGTCGCTGCTTTTCTCACAAGCCAGCATGGTGACGGTAACCCAACAGGTGCACTCAGAGCCCATGGCCTTAGGTAACCCTAATGATGCACGTCAGCAAGTGCTATTCCAGGAACAGCAACCGATGCAACTTGGAAACGCCGCAAACAATGGGCAAGAGCAGTCCGTGGGGATCTTCATGCCTCCGCCAAACATGGCCTCTCTGCAAGGCGGATTGTCTCAAGAGCTTGCGCAGTCGGCCATGTTTGCTTCGCCCAATGGTGTGGCGAACCTCCAGACAACCACCTCGTCTCCTGTTCAGCAGCCGGGGACTCTGTTTCAGTCTGCAGTCGGTGGGACCATCAGGCAGCCCAACCAACCTCAGCAACCTGACGTATTCATTTTTGGAATTCACAATG AATGTGGTCAGATGATGAGCGCACCAGGAGACACGGTGTCTGACCAGATCATAGCCATCAGCCAGTCTGGTCAAAACCAAAGAGAGAGTGAGGCCCGCATTCAGTCGCTGTTCAGCCAGAGTGGCTTGAAAGCCTCCCAGAGCATGGAGAGGATTAATAACCTGGCTATCAGCCAGGAACCGGGCAACGCCTTAACCCGTTCATACTGA